DNA sequence from the Penicillium psychrofluorescens genome assembly, chromosome: 3 genome:
GGCCCTCAAAATAATACCATGGTTGGTCTGCCTACCGCTACATCGCTTGGCGTTCTTGCGTCCAAAGGGAAGCAGGTAACCACAGTGACAGCACCAGTTGGCGGAGATATTGGAGAAACCCTCAAAGCGGTGCGGAATCCGGTGATTaatcttctcctcgtctgGATCGGTCTCATAGTTCGCCTTGCTGATACACTTGGTGACAACCTTGGGGTAGCATTTGCGGTGGCACGTATATTTGCAGTCCGCACATTGCATTCCGGCCGCGTATTTGAGGAAGTCTCCACACAGCGCACAGCGCATGATGTTGTAGAATTGTTGAGTGACAAACTTGTGGCCCTGTTTCTCGTGaatctcctccttcttttgCCGCACGGCACCCTGTCGATTGAGACCGATGTCGAAGGGTCGACGATCCTTGAGTTGTTTGGCTGTACCAGACATTAGTGTTTGGAGTCCAACGTAAAAAGGCCAGATGTGTCTTACCGAAGCTCATTGACACTTGAATCCGACCAAACGGCTCCAAAGCGAACCATGAATCAATCATAACGGAAGGAGGAGCACCCGGAATCTCGTTTTGCCCTTGACCCGCTGTGCCAGGTCGGCCACCAGAGCCGGGATGCCCTGGAGGCCCTCCGTGTGAGGAGCCTGGATAGTCAGGTCGGGGCATTCCTGAACCGTCCATCTTGTCTGCCGAAACCCATCCGGATGCACCCAACTcggtctcgatcttcttgcgacGCATCTCCTCTGCGATGTCGGAGATGCGCACCCAAAGCATACCGATAGGCGTCGGGCGGTCTCCAGACTTGTCGTATACAGTAAGCTCGATCTCGTTGGCCTTGTCGATGTCGATCGAAAATGACTCGTCGAGCCATTTGTCGTTCCGACTAGCCTTGGTTCTAGCCTTGACCGCGTCCTCTACTTTGACAATGACAAAAGTCTCCGGGCCTCGAGAGAATCGTGAACTTGCGGCGTGGTCGACATCTCGCACGGCATGGATTCGCATGGTCAAGAGACCGGTAAGCGGCTTGCGCATGTTCGGACTGCTGAGCGACTCGTCTGTATGGGGGTTAGCTACACGCAGTTATACCATTCGACAATACATCCATACCATCCGGCGTATCAGAAGACTCAATGTCGACGTGGAGATCCTCATAACGCTTGAGGGCCTGCTTCAGGAGCTGGATCTTCTGATTACTCTCGATGCGACGGCCCTCGGCATCCGCACGGCTCTTCCTGTCGCCTTCATCCTGATACAAGCGAACCATCTTCTCAATACCAGCCTTGTATTGTTTCTCGACGCTTAGCTTGAACTCGAGCTGGGACAGCATGAGTTGAATCTTCGGGCCGAGGTAGGGCGTGTCATATTTGATCAAATCTGCAATTCAGCCAGCCATGTTAGCAAAAAACCCCTTCCCGATAATTTCCATGGAATGCAGGTAAATGACGCACCCAACTTCGTGTAATTCGGCCTCGCCTTGGGGATAGGAGCATAAGGCCGCGGATCCGAGTACGGCGCGCCAGAAGGCATACTGCCCGCACTTCCCTGAGGATACCCATAGCCATCGCCGTATTTCCCACCTGCGCCTGGATAGTCCTTCGGGGGTGGCGCGGGAGCGTTCCCACTAGCACCGGGCCCGCGACGCTGGCCTGTAGGCGAGCCGCCACCTTCCTGCTCCATGCGACGGATCTGCAGTtcctgcatcttctcctcgagGTAGGCAATATTTTTCCAGCCATCACGGATGTTCGCATCGACTCGCTGCTGTACGAGCGGGTTGTCGGTCGACTGCCGCATGTTGCTCGCCGCGGCGATCAGGGCCTTCTCCCGCTCGATCTTTTTGTAGACCGCGGCAATAGGGTCATCGCTGTCCAtggtggggatggtggtggtgttgttttTTGGGAGGGGAAGTTGTGGTGAGGGTAGGAAGGGGTGTGGTGGAAGCGAAAGTGGTTATCGCGGGGTGTGTTTCTCTGTCTCTCGCCCGTGTTGTTGACAGTGTGGaggggggagaaggtgagaCACGCGGGAAACTTTGGAGGGAGTGGGCAGGCGGTGGTTGGAGAGTGGGATCCAAGTGTTTCAggcgtcgagggcgccgTTACCGCCTGGCAAATGAGATCATCAgcgatggagatgaagatgatggtgagaaaaagagagagggaagaagagaagagagagagcgagaaagGGAGGGGGAAGTGTAGTGTGGCCTGGCTATCGATAAGACCCGACACGAAAACAGAGCCAGTCAGCGGCAACCAACTACACTGTACGTACGAGGATATCCCTTGCCGCGTGCATGGAGGGGTGGTCTTTTTAGGGCTCTAGATATCTAGCCGAGTCTAGCAGTGCGGTGCATTCTCGGTGCGAGCGAACAGTCTGGGGAGATACGGCGGATTCCCTACGACACTCGGTGGGTAAACACACCCGGACTCGTGATGTCACCAAGACCAGACGCAACAACAATGCCATTCTACTCCTGCTTTTGTTGGCGAGGGATTATGTATGTAGTAACTTGATTTACCGGGCAGACGTACATGCGGAAATCCTGAATGCCACATGCGAGCCTGCCCTAACCTAACTATACCCACAACAGATTGTACCGAAAAGGGTATATTGGCGAGCACCACCACTGaaccaccacaccacccCTTACTCGGATCGCTTGGAAATCTTGGGCAGCAGAAGCCAACTGGTAGCCATCACTCCGTATAATCCAATACAGATCGGGTGCAGGACCATAGTGCCCACATTCTGCGCCAGCAGACCCGTCAAGAATGGCGACACAGcaccgccgctgctgccgagGGCGCTGATAAAGCTCAGGCTGGACATGTGCATGCTCCGGGGGAGCAACTTGGTAAAAACCGTCGTGGCGCAGGGATAGACGGGTCccaggagcaggccgaggatggcgacgcTGACGGCATCGCCGATCACGTTGGGGATGAGCCAGGTCATCAGCTGGAAGGCGACGGCGCCAGCCACCATGATCACGAcggcgatcttctcgccGACTTTGTGTGCCGGATGCGTCAACACGAACCGGCCGGCCGTGATGCCTGCCCAGAAACCCGCGCTCACGTAGCCGACATGCTTCGGGTCGCCGTGGCGGTAGCTGATGAGGAAGGAAACGACCCAGCCGGAGACGGAGACCTCGGCGCCTTGGTAGGCGAAGATGAATAGCGCCCCGAGCAGCGTGGTGCGGTTCTTGATGGATGTCAGGACGACCTGGAGCCGAGTCAGAGGCGCGCCAGTGGCATCTTCAGGCCGGGAGGCTGTGGGCTGAAGTGCCATCTGCGGCTCGACTGGGGTGTCTTCTTCGTAGTTGTAGAATGACCATGCGGAAAAGAGCAGATTGAATGTGGCCATGGCCAGGGCGATCCCGTAGAAGAACGACCAGCGAATCCCGCTCGACACCATGGCCGTTGCAAACAACGGTGCCACGGTGCCTCCAATCCCATAGGAGCCATGCATACACCCCAGTGCCGTAGTGAAATTGGAGAGATTGGCACAGAAGACATTGCTGAGAGCCAGGTTGAAGGCCTGGccgaagcccaagaagaggaagctgACCACCACTGCAGGGAAGGGCGGCTGGCAGATGATAATCACGTATGCAGTTACGGAAAAGGACAGAGCCAGCGCATAACTTCGCGAGCGGCCGAGTTTGCTCTCGATGGTGTGTGTGAGCGGTGCGGCGAGGATAAAGCCCAGGGCATTGGTCACGAAGATGAGCGAGACCACGGCATATCCGATGCTGTAGTGCCGCTCTATGTATGGAATCAGAGCACCGGGGGCACTGTCATTCATGCCATTTCCAAACTGGACCAGACAGCAGCTCAGTAGCCGCCATTTGGTCTTTGGTGGCGGTGCAGTGCGGGCAGCAGCAAATGCGGTGGTTGTATCTTCGTCTTGGATGGGTGTTGGTAGACGGCTCTCCAGCACGCTGGGAGTTGGCGTCGAAGACGACTGTTCTTGAATCACTCGTGCGGAAGTGTTTGGTTGAAATTCGTTCAATTCATAGTCTGATGGTACTGGGGCAGCACCTTGCTTGTCCTTGCGTACTGCAGCTGGTGGACTGGCCAGTTGGGCAGAGCTCTCGATTTCGAAGAGGGAGCCGAAAGAGGCGGCCATTTTGTCGAAATGTATGTTCTGGATTGATGTTGAAGTTCACTGAGCGAAGTTCGCCGCTTTATTGTAGACTGGAATCCATATTCCGAGCCCTAATTCATGGTTTGTCATCGATCTGGGGAGGGTTGCCCCACCGATCTAcggattttttttcttccagtACTATTTTACTATTCACGATATTCTTGACGAAGTTCTTGACGATATTATTCGCGATGGGCCCCCCGCGTCGCAAAGTGCTAGCCACAGCTGAAGAAACCCTCACACCCCCCGACTCCCTAGCCACCAACCAGCAGATCGCGCGCGCGATCAAGGCAACCGGCAACAACATCTACCTAGTCGAGCAGCCCTGCAAAACACAGTGTCTCGTGGAGCTGCCCGCGCGCTTCCGGTCAACCATCTGGATCAAACGCGGCTCGTACGTCGTGATCGATACCATGGCGCAGGATGAGCGCGACAACAAGATTGGCGGGGAGATTGTGAATATTGTGCGCGACGAGAAGGCGTGGCGGAAAGCGGCTTTTTGGTATGACCTCTCCCTTTCCATTCGATTCAATTCCTTGTGGAGGATCACATATTGACAAGATTTGTCTTTTTCCAGGCCGAAGGAGTTTGTGAAGCAGCCTGTCGTCGCTGCAATTGACTcggacgacgaagaggaatCGCGAGTCGGCCAGATGCCGCCCTCTGACGACGAGTCGGACGCGTGAATCCTATGTCTACGAATATGTTTTACCAGAGCAACGGTTTGAGGTGTCCAGAATATGCCACTGGTTTTTTTATTGGATGCGCTCTTTCCGAGGACCACTATTATCTGCCTCTCTCGGCCCATTCAACCACACCCCCAACACCTGGACACCGAGCGACAACACTACAACCGCCGAACTCgcgttgctgctggggtAGACATTCCAAGCCCACTCCTGCAGTGCCCAGACGACATAGACAAGAACCGGGTGGAGACCTGTTTGCCAAAGCAGAAACGGGGTGGCCCACGACAAATAGGCGAAGAACTGGTAGTGCAGGGACCGGGCACAGAGCAAGCCGATGGCCAGCGAGCTCAGTGTGACAGCCATAATGAAGGATTTGGAGAGGATGATTGGTTGCTGGCGGCCTTGGAGCAGGCCCTGCGCCCAGCGGAACACATTATTGGTGCCGGAGGGTCTTACCCAGGTGGCGGCGAAGATAGCCAGCAGGGATACGTGGAGGACCAGCAAGGCTAGAGAGAATTCTTTCGAGAGAAATGTGTCTTCGCCGACGAATCGCCAATTCACCGTCCATTTGAACAAGAATTGTCTGGAGAGCTCGAACGCGCGCGAGAGGTAGCCTGTAGGATTGGCTTGGAAGAAAGGCACCGCGAACAGGACCTGTAAATATGCCTCATCAGTCATTTGTACACTTAGACATATGTCCGGCTACACCAACCTGGATCAGAACTGCCATAGCCCCCAACGCGACACTGCGCGTCAACCCCAGACTGAGCAGCGTGAGGACCGCCATAGCCGGCACGAGCAGAACCAGCGTCATCTTGACCGCCACGCCAGCAGACCACACCGCAACGCCAGCAGTCCACTTGCGCTTCTGACAGAGATAGATAGCCAACCACATAGCGAACGCGGCGACACCATCATTGAACAAGCGCAGCACGAAGATGCTGTGCAGGCGTTTGGACAGGACGAGCAACGGGAACAGGTACGGCGGCGCACCGGAGTGCCTGTAGCAACCCAATACGACGACCAGAGTCGCCAGATACAGCCCCGCGAACAGAATCTGGCCAGTCAGGATATCACGCCCTTTATCGGTGAGGTGGTAGAGGAGTGTGTAGATGTAGACGTGTCCGGCGGGGTAGACGAGTGGGCCGGTCGAGCCTTTGATCAGGGTGTAGTCGCGTTCTCCGGAGATGTAGAGTGAGATCTGCTGCATGTAGGTTGTCCAGTCAATCTCGGTGTCTAGAGTGCTGTGGTCAGTTTGGCTGAACGGGGACATTTGTTGTGGTCGAGATGCGAACTCACAGGAGATCTTCCAGATGACCAGCGCGCACAGGgccgcatcgccgaggagcagcagaggGGCCATCCATTTTGTATGCCGTGGATTGGTGAGGACGTCGACTAGGAGGTCGGgcagggccatggcgagGTGGCTAGAGGGAGCTATATGAGGTCCCGTCTCCTCTCATCTGCTTTAGTATCGGTTACGTAAGATCCTGAGTCGCCATTGGTTGACATGAAGTATGAAAGGGCAGAGTTAGAACTACTTTTCGAGTAAGGACCTCCTAAGGACTGGACATGGATATATATACAATAGTAACAATAACAATAAACACTGCTGATCCGGTCAACCTCGCGAGGTTCGCTAAGATACGGTCTCTGGTGTGGTTTCCCAGGTGAAGTGCGATATCGAACCACGACCGGCTTGGAACTTGTCGCCGTTCGATGCGTATGGCAAAATTCTAACCAACAAAAGCGATCTACCAGAGTATAGCAATACCAATTTCCCGTCTTTGTTCAAGCCATGGCCGCAGTGCTCCCACAGTGATaggatgatcttctggcctCGGCGTGTTGAAGCAACCGTTGTCGATTCCAAGCATGTCCCGTAACAAACGCACGGAAAGCTGGATAGCTGAGTTGCAGCCCTATCCCCCTGGGTGATTTTTCGCTTTGTTTTATGCCAGGAGTTCTGCGGTGTGGTGTCTGGGTCGATCTCACCGGCGCTGTCGCTGCCGCTGTTGCTGTTGAGCAGATACTGCCTTGTCGGGGTGTTCGCCGCAAAGTATGTGACTCCCTTCAACGGCAACCAAGCTGGGCAGAGATTGCGCCCAGAATGAGGCTTCTGGTCCAATTGGCATCACACAATGCTTGGAGAGAGGGTTCATGGCCTGGTTCCCCGGATGGACCGTATGCAACGGTGCTCGTGTTGCGATGCTAGTCTTGCTGGCGCTTTGCGGTGGAAACATCGTTCTCAGCCAGCCCAGTCCCGTAGCGGCCCAACATACTAGACAAAGTGCAGGGCAGTAATTTTGTTCTTCCAGTTGTGAATTGCACTGTAGATTTTGGTCACATTGTCAAAGTATCTTGAACGCTCAGATAGCCTTGCAAAGCAAGCAATGATTCCAGCCGGCGATGTAGTTTTAATCACCAGCGCGTCAATACAGGGCGGTGATACCAGGCCCAAAGAGGGAACCCATCTCTATGCTCACTAGGTTGGAGCCGGGCTGGCCATAGTGGCAAGTGCAGGCTGTTTCAAAGTCGACGCTTTTCACAGTCTTGACCTGCGGGAGCATAGCATATTGTGCGTCGTCGTGTCGGTAGTCACGAACCCATATTGCACGCCAGGTTCTCATATGTTGAAcaaagagaaggaagaaagagagagagtaaGAAggtagaaagaagagaaagtggGAAGGTGCGCTTTATATACTGGTGGCCTGGCCCAATCAGGCTTAGTGCAGATCCTGGGCTATCTGCCTGCACAAACTGTACAACTAGGGGCAAGTCTTCCTTTTTTATTAAGGAAGCATGCGGTCATGCCGTGCCAGAAGACGGTTTTTTTGGAGTTGCTCAACGTGTAGAGAGGAGGATATCGTCTTTACCACACGGAATGGACTGATGCCTCAACCAAGAGCACAGTCTGTCTATCCCTCCAGTATTGCAGGGGATTTCCGGTCTTTTGTGGGATCAACCATGTACGCCACGGCATTTCAAGGCGTAGACTGTCAGCGCAACGAGGGATCAGTTAGGAGGTTACGTAGTCTGATCAACCAGCCCTGCTAAGTCAGATATACAATCCTAATGGATTATTGAATAGGTTTCTTATATTCTTGAGGAGCTTGTATCTCCTTCTTTTATATATTCCCAGCACGTAGAGTAGTACAAGGGTATAGCTCGCCAGGCGCGAGTACGACCGATATGGAAACATCCAACCACCGCCGTTCTATCCATCCCGACCAATTGGTCTTCGCAGTCCAACCCATGGTATCATTAATCAcaaaagagaagagaaaaaaaggtATGATGCAAGAAAAGTGAGAGTAAGACAAGGGAAAGAGCACCGGCCAACAGCGACGCGCTATCGTTCGCCCTCGGCCAATCCACTCGTCTGCCGGCTCTCATTCTCTGGAGGGTTGCGGAATCCCAGCAATTGACCCAGGACACCCTTCGGCTTGGGCACCGGACACTCCCGGCCAACGTGGGCCAGGTTCTtggcctcttcttccatctggAGGAAGGTGGCtatctcgtcgtcgtcgctcGGTGATGCCGGATGGCCTGGGCGATTTTTCTCGGGGCTGCCTAGCGTTTCAATGTCTTTCCGCCGTCTCCGTCGCACTGTG
Encoded proteins:
- a CDS encoding uncharacterized protein (ID:PFLUO_005322-T1.cds;~source:funannotate); translated protein: MGPPRRKVLATAEETLTPPDSLATNQQIARAIKATGNNIYLVEQPCKTQCLVELPARFRSTIWIKRGSYVVIDTMAQDERDNKIGGEIVNIVRDEKAWRKAAFWPKEFVKQPVVAAIDSDDEEESRVGQMPPSDDESDA
- a CDS encoding uncharacterized protein (ID:PFLUO_005324-T1.cds;~source:funannotate), producing the protein MPSHLHPRSRSTTGLFAGTLLASLLVVGIPHVFPCPAPRRTFADSEMVVTADGQEIPTVRRRRRKDIETLGSPEKNRPGHPASPSDDDEIATFLQMEEEAKNLAHVGRECPVPKPKGVLGQLLGFRNPPENESRQTSGLAEGER
- a CDS encoding uncharacterized protein (ID:PFLUO_005321-T1.cds;~source:funannotate): MAASFGSLFEIESSAQLASPPAAVRKDKQGAAPVPSDYELNEFQPNTSARVIQEQSSSTPTPSVLESRLPTPIQDEDTTTAFAAARTAPPPKTKWRLLSCCLVQFGNGMNDSAPGALIPYIERHYSIGYAVVSLIFVTNALGFILAAPLTHTIESKLGRSRSYALALSFSVTAYVIIICQPPFPAVVVSFLFLGFGQAFNLALSNVFCANLSNFTTALGCMHGSYGIGGTVAPLFATAMVSSGIRWSFFYGIALAMATFNLLFSAWSFYNYEEDTPVEPQMALQPTASRPEDATGAPLTRLQVVLTSIKNRTTLLGALFIFAYQGAEVSVSGWVVSFLISYRHGDPKHVGYVSAGFWAGITAGRFVLTHPAHKVGEKIAVVIMVAGAVAFQLMTWLIPNVIGDAVSVAILGLLLGPVYPCATTVFTKLLPRSMHMSSLSFISALGSSGGAVSPFLTGLLAQNVGTMVLHPICIGLYGVMATSWLLLPKISKRSE
- a CDS encoding uncharacterized protein (ID:PFLUO_005320-T1.cds;~source:funannotate) produces the protein MDSDDPIAAVYKKIEREKALIAAASNMRQSTDNPLVQQRVDANIRDGWKNIAYLEEKMQELQIRRMEQEGGGSPTGQRRGPGASGNAPAPPPKDYPGAGGKYGDGYGYPQGSAGSMPSGAPYSDPRPYAPIPKARPNYTKLDLIKYDTPYLGPKIQLMLSQLEFKLSVEKQYKAGIEKMVRLYQDEGDRKSRADAEGRRIESNQKIQLLKQALKRYEDLHVDIESSDTPDDESLSSPNMRKPLTGLLTMRIHAVRDVDHAASSRFSRGPETFVIVKVEDAVKARTKASRNDKWLDESFSIDIDKANEIELTVYDKSGDRPTPIGMLWVRISDIAEEMRRKKIETELGASGWVSADKMDGSGMPRPDYPGSSHGGPPGHPGSGGRPGTAGQGQNEIPGAPPSVMIDSWFALEPFGRIQVSMSFAKQLKDRRPFDIGLNRQGAVRQKKEEIHEKQGHKFVTQQFYNIMRCALCGDFLKYAAGMQCADCKYTCHRKCYPKVVTKCISKANYETDPDEEKINHRIPHRFEGFSNISANWCCHCGYLLPFGRKNAKRCSECGLTCHAHCTHLVPDFCGMSMEAANQILETLIRAKNHNKSASVSSGLSGRTLRPGGPPHPPQDNIYPPKPSEGRPYGPIPRQASAEASQSAAPQRPQIPPKVPSSGSNSTAAAAAAAATGLRTPQQTSVDMGRPAQSPQPQQPPPHQAYVPSAYKDYPPSGQPMSAVAPGPYSPMQQPQQQQQQQQQQQQQPMTPTVSTQITPVVKEEAPPSLAKSRIGLDHFNFLSVLGKGNFGKVMLAETKTTRKLYAIKVLKKEFIIENDEVESTKSEKRVFLIANRERHPFLTNLHACFQTETRVYFVMEYISGGDLMLHIQRGQFGLKRAQFYAAEVCLALKYFHEHGVIYRDLKLDNIMLTLDGHIKVADYGLCKENMWYGATTSTFCGTPEFMAPEILLDKRYGRAVDWWAFGVLIYQMLLQQSPFRGEDEDEIYDAILADEPLYPIHMPRDSVSILQKLLTREPELRLGSGPTDAQEVMSHAFFRNINWDDIYHKRVPPPFIPTISSPADTSNFDSEFTSVTPVLTPVQSVLSQAMQEEFRGFSYTADFA
- a CDS encoding uncharacterized protein (ID:PFLUO_005323-T1.cds;~source:funannotate) produces the protein MALPDLLVDVLTNPRHTKWMAPLLLLGDAALCALVIWKISYTEIDWTTYMQQISLYISGERDYTLIKGSTGPLVYPAGHVYIYTLLYHLTDKGRDILTGQILFAGLYLATLVVVLGCYRHSGAPPYLFPLLVLSKRLHSIFVLRLFNDGVAAFAMWLAIYLCQKRKWTAGVAVWSAGVAVKMTLVLLVPAMAVLTLLSLGLTRSVALGAMAVLIQVLFAVPFFQANPTGYLSRAFELSRQFLFKWTVNWRFVGEDTFLSKEFSLALLVLHVSLLAIFAATWVRPSGTNNVFRWAQGLLQGRQQPIILSKSFIMAVTLSSLAIGLLCARSLHYQFFAYLSWATPFLLWQTGLHPVLVYVVWALQEWAWNVYPSSNASSAVVVLSLGVQVLGVWLNGPREADNSGPRKERIQ